A single window of Pseudoduganella plicata DNA harbors:
- a CDS encoding DUF3144 domain-containing protein: protein MSTQTDDQQFWQLIDKFIQHANEQGQASGAPPHVAGAALMFAAARFNAYVLARSAANAEQFRDNMPGALEYFRKQFDKMMNENMADYATNFDKYESR from the coding sequence ATGAGCACGCAAACCGACGACCAGCAGTTCTGGCAACTCATCGACAAGTTCATCCAGCACGCCAACGAACAGGGCCAGGCCAGCGGCGCCCCGCCCCACGTGGCCGGCGCCGCACTGATGTTTGCCGCCGCGCGCTTCAATGCCTACGTGCTGGCCCGCAGCGCCGCAAACGCCGAGCAGTTCCGCGACAACATGCCCGGGGCGCTGGAGTATTTCCGCAAGCAGTTCGACAAAATGATGAACGAAAACATGGCCGACTACGCGACGAACTTCGACAAGTACGAGTCCCGTTGA
- a CDS encoding GH1 family beta-glucosidase yields MTDQLQFPPSFTWGVATSAFQIEGGAAADGKGPSIWDTFSHTPGKVIDGSNGDVACDHYHRYAEDVALMASLHVDAYRFSMAWARVQPAGKGAWNEAGFAFYEKLLDELDSKNIAAHVTLYHWDLPQGLQDEGGWLNRDTAYHFADYAAEVARRFGHRVKTIATHNEPWCTANLGYGNAQFAPGVADLKQSIQVSHHLLLSHGLAMKAMRAVGGSAQLGIVLNQWTSDPATDSQADRDLAAFEYSRSVEWFMDPIFKGHYPALALEAHGANAPEVRDGDFDIIRGKIDFLGVNYYFRHFASAETPPRQPEAKLGTTDMGWEIYPQGLTELLVKLKGQYELPPIYITENGMANPDQVTDGRVADAKRIDYVQRHLAALHDAMRQGVDVQGYFYWSLLDNFEWNSGYAKRFGIIHVDYATQQRTPKDSALWYREFIDGQRR; encoded by the coding sequence ATGACCGACCAATTGCAATTTCCGCCATCCTTCACCTGGGGCGTCGCCACCAGCGCTTTCCAGATCGAAGGCGGCGCCGCCGCCGACGGCAAGGGCCCGTCGATCTGGGACACGTTCAGCCACACCCCCGGCAAGGTAATCGACGGCAGCAATGGCGACGTCGCCTGCGACCACTACCACCGCTATGCGGAAGACGTGGCGCTGATGGCCAGCCTGCACGTGGACGCCTACCGTTTCTCGATGGCATGGGCACGGGTACAGCCGGCTGGCAAGGGTGCCTGGAACGAGGCGGGATTTGCGTTTTACGAAAAGCTGCTGGACGAGCTGGACAGCAAAAACATCGCCGCCCACGTCACGCTGTACCACTGGGACCTGCCACAGGGGCTGCAGGACGAAGGCGGCTGGCTCAACCGCGACACCGCGTATCACTTCGCCGACTATGCAGCGGAAGTGGCGCGTCGTTTTGGCCATCGGGTGAAAACGATTGCAACGCATAACGAACCATGGTGCACGGCCAATCTGGGGTACGGAAACGCCCAGTTCGCCCCTGGCGTGGCCGACCTGAAGCAGTCGATCCAGGTGTCGCATCACCTGCTGCTGTCGCATGGGCTGGCAATGAAGGCGATGCGCGCCGTCGGCGGTTCCGCCCAGCTGGGCATCGTGCTGAACCAATGGACGTCGGACCCGGCCACGGACAGCCAGGCGGACCGCGACCTGGCCGCGTTCGAATACTCGCGCTCGGTGGAATGGTTCATGGACCCGATCTTCAAGGGCCACTACCCCGCGCTGGCATTGGAAGCCCACGGCGCCAACGCTCCCGAAGTGCGGGACGGCGACTTCGACATCATTCGCGGGAAAATCGACTTTCTCGGCGTGAATTACTACTTCCGCCACTTCGCCAGCGCGGAAACACCGCCACGCCAGCCTGAAGCAAAGCTGGGCACGACGGACATGGGCTGGGAAATCTACCCCCAGGGCCTGACGGAGCTGCTCGTCAAGCTGAAGGGCCAGTACGAACTGCCGCCAATCTACATTACGGAAAACGGCATGGCCAACCCCGACCAGGTGACGGACGGGCGCGTGGCGGACGCAAAGCGGATCGATTATGTGCAACGCCATCTGGCGGCATTGCACGATGCGATGCGCCAGGGCGTCGACGTGCAGGGTTATTTCTACTGGAGCCTGCTGGACAATTTCGAGTGGAATTCCGGCTACGCCAAGCGCTTCGGCATCATCCACGTGGATTACGCCACGCAGCAACGCACGCCAAAGGACAGCGCGTTGTGGTACCGCGAATTCATCGACGGCCAGCGCCGCTGA
- a CDS encoding MFS transporter produces MPTEATTYPPGAAAASPAAMRRVSPLLWVPSGYFTMALAYVMLTNVTAIMFKNLGMDNGRAAEYASYLILAYTIKPLFAPFVEMYRTKKFFVLWTQIILGAGFGAVALAMSLPNYMVIMVALFIVLSFVGATQDIAADGVYVTSLDARSQSLYCGIQSLSWNVGPIVASGGLVYLSGWLHTNTFHHDAGVFGPGWIDSWRIIFFIVGGVTLAMAFWHMKTMPDGAKAENAPTSVADAWFILKDSFVTFFQKRDVWLMIGFGFLFRLSIGLLEKIGPFFMVDPVAKGGLGLSNEQLGLFYGTYGLVAVLIGSLLGGMFVAKRGLKPTLFLLCCAVNIPNVTFLLMAYYQPTDVIVISAGVAIEKFFYGFGSVGFMIYLMQQLAPGKYTTTHYAFGTGLMGLCMMVTGLVSGHLQQMLGYVNYFWFVMAATIPSFLVTWFAPFHHKED; encoded by the coding sequence ATGCCCACAGAGGCCACGACCTACCCGCCCGGCGCCGCTGCGGCCTCCCCCGCCGCCATGCGCCGCGTGAGCCCGCTGCTGTGGGTGCCGAGCGGCTACTTCACGATGGCGCTTGCCTATGTGATGCTGACGAACGTGACGGCCATCATGTTCAAGAACCTGGGCATGGACAACGGCCGCGCCGCCGAATACGCCAGCTACCTGATCCTCGCATACACGATCAAGCCGCTGTTCGCGCCATTCGTCGAGATGTACCGGACCAAGAAGTTCTTCGTGCTGTGGACGCAGATCATCCTCGGTGCCGGCTTCGGCGCGGTGGCGCTGGCGATGTCGCTGCCGAACTATATGGTGATCATGGTGGCGCTGTTCATCGTGCTGTCGTTCGTCGGCGCCACGCAGGACATCGCGGCGGACGGCGTCTACGTGACAAGCCTCGATGCGCGCTCGCAGTCGCTGTACTGCGGCATCCAGAGCCTGTCGTGGAACGTCGGTCCGATCGTTGCATCGGGCGGCCTCGTCTACCTGTCCGGCTGGCTGCACACGAACACGTTCCACCACGACGCCGGCGTCTTCGGTCCCGGATGGATCGACAGCTGGCGCATCATTTTCTTCATCGTCGGCGGCGTGACGCTGGCGATGGCGTTCTGGCACATGAAGACGATGCCGGACGGAGCAAAAGCGGAAAACGCGCCGACCTCGGTGGCGGACGCCTGGTTCATCCTGAAGGATTCGTTCGTCACGTTCTTCCAGAAGCGCGACGTCTGGCTGATGATCGGCTTCGGCTTCCTGTTCCGCCTCTCCATCGGCCTGTTGGAAAAGATCGGCCCGTTCTTCATGGTCGATCCGGTCGCCAAGGGCGGCCTGGGCCTGTCGAACGAGCAGCTGGGCCTGTTCTACGGCACCTACGGCCTCGTCGCCGTGCTGATCGGCTCACTGCTGGGCGGCATGTTCGTGGCAAAACGGGGCCTGAAGCCGACCCTGTTCCTGCTGTGCTGCGCCGTCAACATTCCGAATGTGACGTTCCTGCTGATGGCGTATTACCAGCCGACCGACGTCATCGTCATCAGCGCCGGCGTCGCCATCGAAAAATTCTTCTACGGCTTCGGTTCCGTCGGCTTCATGATCTACCTGATGCAGCAGCTGGCGCCGGGCAAGTACACGACGACGCACTACGCGTTCGGCACCGGGCTGATGGGCCTATGCATGATGGTCACGGGGCTGGTGTCGGGCCACCTGCAGCAGATGCTGGGCTATGTGAATTACTTCTGGTTCGTGATGGCGGCGACGATTCCGTCGTTCCTGGTCACCTGGTTTGCGCCGTTTCACCATAAGGAAGACTGA
- a CDS encoding TlpA disulfide reductase family protein, whose translation MDSIQLGPIVIPAYALLALAGLGTANAAGAWFRRFRGVDPGAAFWKMTVAGFVVARLVFVLRNADLYVDSPLSAFNFRDGGFATWAGWFAALVVGMVSVRTNVPLRRPLLVATLAGAAVWFGGTMFNRALAPQLQPLPSMDVRRLDGAVVALDRFRGRPLVVNLWATWCGPCRREMPALKAAQHAHPGVTFVFVNQGESEQEVQRFLSGQRLELRNVVLDPARELGTRTHSPGYPTTLFYDAAGTLRFRHVGELSQAAVREHIAALSERR comes from the coding sequence TTGGATAGCATCCAGCTGGGCCCGATCGTAATTCCCGCCTACGCGCTGCTGGCGCTGGCGGGTCTTGGCACCGCCAATGCGGCCGGGGCGTGGTTCCGGCGTTTTCGCGGAGTCGATCCCGGTGCCGCTTTTTGGAAGATGACCGTGGCTGGGTTTGTCGTTGCCCGGCTGGTCTTTGTCCTGCGTAACGCGGATCTGTACGTCGATTCGCCCTTATCCGCGTTCAATTTCCGAGACGGTGGTTTTGCCACCTGGGCGGGATGGTTTGCAGCGCTGGTCGTTGGTATGGTCTCGGTGCGCACGAATGTGCCGTTGCGTCGGCCGTTGCTCGTTGCGACGTTGGCGGGGGCGGCGGTATGGTTCGGTGGCACGATGTTCAACCGCGCGCTGGCCCCGCAGCTGCAGCCGCTGCCTTCGATGGACGTGCGCCGGCTGGACGGTGCCGTCGTTGCGCTGGACCGCTTCAGGGGGCGTCCGCTTGTCGTCAATCTGTGGGCGACGTGGTGCGGCCCGTGCCGGCGCGAGATGCCGGCACTGAAGGCAGCCCAGCACGCACACCCCGGGGTCACGTTCGTCTTTGTCAATCAGGGCGAGTCGGAGCAAGAGGTGCAACGCTTCCTGTCGGGACAGCGGCTGGAACTGCGGAACGTCGTCCTCGATCCAGCCAGGGAGCTTGGCACCCGCACCCATTCCCCGGGTTATCCCACGACGCTGTTTTATGACGCCGCAGGCACGCTGCGGTTTCGGCATGTCGGTGAGTTGTCGCAGGCGGCTGTGCGCGAACACATCGCCGCCCTGAGCGAGCGGCGGTAA
- a CDS encoding TonB-dependent receptor, with the protein MNTRTPRSRLPGTPIRLAVLTLLAGLNTAYAQTAGVNATPEAPKEQQQAQKAAEANSTVIPEVYVTATKRSTSLQRTPVAVTAISAAALDDNHVQTIQDVVNLVPGFSATSQGDHGVITMTMRGIGNDSAKTEYADPEVAVFVDGIYSPRPEGATTLLFDLEGIEVLRGPQGTLWGRNSTVGAVNMQTAKPTLGSNSGYVEAGMGDYSRVGGRGAFNIPLSDTAAMRVAFVHEQHDGYVDYQAPPNIPLAQQQAAAAPVIAAWNAAHPGNPIAFQPISNANFVQGGKKYSAQDQTALRLSLLWEILPSLHWNLAYERYQDRGTPSMNLMQTPRAGQDLWSALIDTAPSLKRDSNSVRSRVDWAINPDMALAYIAGWSSFHGSSTYDQDGGSYIPTSFTTGGNSQANNTLLSKYKSYSHEVELQSTGKKQVDWLLGLYYGRENNAMRFDIPIMNGTQQGTVNWQGSFIQPKQTVDSKAVFGQTTWNVTDQWHLTAGARYTKDKRQNIGGLGWGWSGDASVPQVPISPSTNPADPGSGFAISSYNSGSFSGSKATWLGRVSYDITPTSMLYASVSTGYKSGGLQDGGKPYGQETLTNYELGSKSTFLNGMIRMNNALYYEKFKGFQFSAPVTNPDGSHSLSTYNAEGADVWGFETEIAAKLTKADRLQFTAAYTNAELGELVGGSNDYQLPACSIPGITNCLDVTGNTMPHSPKWSTQLMYQHVFQLPAGTLTPRLSAHWESASWLSVFNLGAPDRQGSYSKLDLGLRYDADKKYYVDVFVRNATDKEIKTSAQNPQGVWQAQYLPPRTIGFNAGYTF; encoded by the coding sequence CGTGACGGCCATCAGCGCCGCGGCCCTCGACGACAATCACGTCCAGACGATCCAGGATGTCGTCAACCTGGTGCCCGGCTTCTCGGCCACCAGCCAGGGCGACCATGGCGTCATCACGATGACGATGCGCGGTATCGGCAACGACAGCGCGAAGACCGAATACGCCGATCCGGAAGTGGCCGTGTTCGTCGACGGCATCTACTCGCCGCGCCCTGAAGGCGCGACGACGCTGCTGTTCGACCTGGAAGGCATCGAAGTGCTGCGCGGCCCGCAGGGCACGCTGTGGGGCCGCAACTCGACCGTTGGCGCGGTCAACATGCAGACGGCCAAGCCCACACTGGGCAGCAACTCTGGCTACGTCGAGGCGGGCATGGGCGACTACAGCCGCGTCGGCGGCCGCGGTGCGTTCAATATCCCGCTGTCCGACACCGCCGCGATGCGCGTCGCGTTCGTCCATGAACAGCATGACGGCTATGTCGACTACCAGGCGCCGCCGAACATCCCGCTGGCACAGCAGCAGGCCGCCGCCGCCCCGGTGATCGCGGCATGGAATGCCGCGCATCCTGGCAATCCGATCGCCTTCCAGCCGATCAGCAACGCCAACTTCGTCCAGGGCGGCAAGAAGTACAGCGCCCAGGACCAGACGGCACTGCGCCTGTCGTTGCTGTGGGAAATCCTGCCGTCGCTGCACTGGAACCTGGCGTACGAACGCTATCAGGACCGCGGCACCCCGAGCATGAACCTGATGCAGACGCCACGCGCCGGCCAGGACCTGTGGTCCGCGCTGATCGACACGGCGCCATCGCTGAAGCGCGATTCGAATTCGGTGCGCAGCCGCGTCGACTGGGCCATCAATCCCGACATGGCGCTGGCCTACATCGCCGGATGGTCGTCGTTCCACGGTTCGTCGACCTACGACCAGGACGGCGGCTCGTACATCCCGACCAGCTTCACCACGGGCGGCAACTCGCAGGCGAACAACACGCTGCTGTCGAAGTACAAGAGCTACAGCCACGAGGTCGAACTGCAGTCGACGGGCAAGAAGCAGGTCGACTGGCTGCTGGGCCTGTACTACGGCCGCGAAAACAACGCGATGCGCTTCGACATCCCCATCATGAACGGCACCCAGCAGGGCACCGTCAACTGGCAGGGCTCGTTCATCCAGCCGAAGCAGACGGTGGATTCGAAAGCCGTGTTCGGCCAGACCACGTGGAACGTGACGGACCAGTGGCACCTGACTGCCGGCGCACGTTACACGAAGGACAAGCGCCAGAATATCGGCGGCCTCGGCTGGGGCTGGAGCGGCGACGCGAGCGTCCCGCAAGTGCCGATCAGCCCGAGCACGAACCCGGCCGATCCAGGCTCGGGCTTCGCGATCAGCTCGTACAACAGCGGCTCGTTCAGCGGCAGCAAGGCCACGTGGCTGGGCCGCGTCAGCTACGACATCACGCCGACGTCGATGCTGTACGCCAGCGTGTCGACGGGGTACAAATCAGGCGGCCTGCAGGATGGCGGCAAGCCGTACGGCCAGGAGACGCTGACGAACTACGAGCTGGGCAGCAAGAGTACGTTCCTGAACGGCATGATCCGCATGAACAACGCGCTGTACTACGAGAAGTTCAAGGGCTTCCAGTTCAGCGCACCGGTCACGAATCCGGACGGCAGCCACAGCCTGTCGACGTATAACGCCGAAGGCGCCGACGTCTGGGGCTTCGAGACGGAGATCGCCGCCAAGCTGACCAAGGCCGACCGCCTGCAGTTTACAGCCGCCTACACAAACGCGGAACTGGGCGAGCTGGTTGGCGGCAGCAACGACTACCAGCTGCCGGCCTGCTCGATTCCCGGCATCACCAACTGCCTGGACGTGACGGGCAACACGATGCCGCACTCGCCGAAGTGGAGCACGCAGCTGATGTACCAGCACGTCTTCCAGCTGCCGGCCGGCACGCTGACGCCACGCCTGTCGGCGCACTGGGAATCGGCCAGCTGGCTGTCGGTGTTCAACCTGGGTGCGCCGGACCGCCAGGGTTCGTACTCGAAGCTGGACCTGGGCCTGCGCTACGACGCGGACAAGAAATACTACGTCGACGTCTTCGTGCGCAACGCCACGGACAAGGAGATCAAGACGAGTGCGCAGAACCCGCAAGGCGTCTGGCAGGCGCAATACCTGCCGCCACGTACGATCGGCTTCAACGCCGGTTATACGTTCTGA